In Streptomyces sp. 71268, the DNA window GGGCCCATGATCGCGGTGAACTGGCCCCGGGCGATGTCCACGTCCACGTGGTCGAGGGCCACCACCCGCGTCTCGCCCGAGCCGTACGCCTTGACCACCTGGCGTGCTCGCGCGGCAACGGCCGTATGTCCTCCGCTGCCCCCGGTCCTGGGAATCGATACAGCCGTCGTCACGGTACTTCTCCTCGGTAGGTGTGTTCGGCGCGGTCCTTGCCGCGTACACAAGACTGCTCGCCCGGGAGCGGGCTCGCGATGGTGCTCAGCGCCGTATTCGACCTGGGGATAACCCCACCCCCACGGTCGTGCGGCCCGCACCAAGGCTAGGAAGAACACCCTCCTGACCTCGTCATCCGTCGGTACGAACCCGGGGTAGGGGGAAGGCCGTCGGCTCCCCTAGGGGGACGGCCCCCAGGGGCGCCCGGGTCTCAGGGTGGGGGGCCCGGCGGGGCGCCCGGGTTGGTCCGCGGGGGGCCTCACGTGACCCCCGCCGAGCAGTGCCGGAGCGGTCGGTGGGGCGGGTCAGGGTGGCCGTACGGGAGACCCGGAGTGTGGCGCGGGACGGCCGGGGTGGGTGGGGCGTTGACCAGTACCGCGAGAGCGCGGCCCGTGGAAAGGTGGTGTCTACAACGAGCGAGGGAGACGCACGGTGGGCGGCACCGCACGGCACACGGACCAGGGCCCCACGCCACAGGCCGCGGGTCCCCCGGAGGCCGAGCGGCGCGGGCCCGTCGTCGCCGCGCTGATGCTCGCCATGGCGCTCGCCGCGCTGGACTCCACGATCATCTCCACGGCCGTGCCACAGATCGTCGGCGACCTCGGCGGCTTCTCCGTCTTCTCCTGGCTCTTCTCGGGCTACCTGCTCGCGGTGACGGTCTCGCTGCCGGTGTACGGGAAGTTGTCGGACACCTTCGGCCGCAAGCCGGTACTGCTGGTGGGCATCGCGCTGTTCCTGGTCGGCTCGCTGCTGTGCGCCACCGCGTGGAACATGGCCAGCCTCATCGCGTTCCGCGTCGTACAGGGCCTGGGCGGCGGCGCGCTCCAGGGCACGGTGCAGACGATCGCCGCCGACCTGTACCCGCACCGGGAGCGCGCGAAGATCCAGGCCAAGCTCTCCACCGTGTGGGCCACGTCGTCGGTGGCCGGCCCGGCGCTCGGCGGGCTCATCGCCACGTACGCGGACTGGCGTTGGATCTTCCTGGTCAACCTGCCGGTCGGCGCCGTCGCACTCCTCCTCGTCGTGCGCCACCTGCACGAGCCGGCGCGCGCCCCGCAGTCGCGCGCGGAGCCCACGGGAGACCGGCGTACGGGTGGCGGGCGTACAGGGGACGGACGTACGGGAGGACGCCGAACGGACGGACGCCGTACGGGAGACGGGGGCGCGCGGCCACGGGTGGACTGGGCCGGGGCGCTCGGCATCTTCTGTTCCGGCAGTCTGTTGCTGACCGCGCTCGTGCAGGGCGGCGTGGCCTGGCCGTGGCTCTCGACGCCCTCGCTGTGCCTGCTCGCGGCGAGCGCGGCCTGCGCGGCCGGCACCGTGGTCATCGAACGGCGGGCGGCGGAGCCGATCATTCCGGGCTGGGTGTGGCGCCGTCGTACGATCGCCGCCGTCAACCTCTCGTTGGGCGGCCTCGGCCTGTTGATGATCGCCCCGACCGTGTTCCTGCCCACGTACGCGCAGTCGGTCCTCGGTCTGTCCCCCACCGCCGCCGGGTTCGTGCTGTCCGCCATGACGTTGAGCTGGCCCGTGTCCGCCGCCCTGAGCAACCGCGTCTACCTGCGCATCGGCTTCCGGCAGAGCGCCATCGTCGGCATGAGCCTGGCCGCGCTGATCCTGTTCGCGTTCCCGCTGCTGCCCTACCCGGGCTCGGCCTGGCAGCCCGCGCTGATCATGCTGCTGCTCGGCGGGGCGCTCGGCCTCTTCCAACTCCCGCTCATCGTCGGGGTGCAGTCGTCCGTCGGCTGGGCGGAGCGCGGCACGGCGACCGGCTCCATACTCTTCTGCCGCCAGGTGGGACAGAGCGTGGGGGCGGCCCTGTTCGGCGCCGTCGCCAACGCCACCATGGCCGCCCGACTCGCGGACGCCCCCGACTCGCTCGGCGGCGACCTCCCGGACGACCTGGACTCGGTGTCCCGCGCCCTGGAGCACCCCGGCGAGCTGTCCGCCGAGGCCGCCGACTACCTGCGCCGCGCCGTGGACGACTCCGTCGACTACGTCTACCTCGGCGCCGCCCTGGCCGCCGTCCTCGCCGTCCTGGCGCTGCTCCTGCTCGCCCCGCGCGTCTTCCCCACTCACGTGGACGACCCGGCCACCTCCGCGACCGACTCCCCGGCGACACCCGCCACACCAGTCGCTGCCGACACACCGGCCGCATCCGACGCACTCGCTGCATCCGACGCGTCGACCACGTCCGGCGTACCCGCCACCTCCGACGCACCGGCCGCCCCCGGCGCGCCGGATCGTCCCGAGCCTCCGGCGGACGAGCCGGCCGGCGGGGCGCCGACTGGCCCGACTGGTGGCGGCCCGCGCGGCGACGCGCGGTAGCGGGGCGGCCCGACGGCGTCCCCGAGAGCGGGGGCCGTGCACGAGACGGCCGCCCGCGAGGCGCGGTTACGGCGTCGGGTGGTCCGCGGGGGGCAGGACCGGGAGTTCGACCTCGATCGTGTCATCGTCGTCGCCGAGCTTGCGCTTCCCCGGCCCGGCCAAGGGCCGTGGCACTGCGGGGCCCACGCCATCGGCGCCCCGGTCGACCCGGTCGGCCTCGTCGGCGCCCGGATCGGCCTTGGCATCGGCGTCGGCGGGGACGTCACCCTCTCCGGCGCCGCCGGCGGCACCCGCCTCGTCGACCAGGCCGCCCGCGCGGGAGGCGCCCCCGGCGCCCTGGCCACCGCCCGCACGTGTCACCACGCCCGCGCCCGCACCGGCCCCCGCTCCGACACCGGCACCGGCACCCGCGACGTCCCCGTGGCCACCAGCCACGCCCGCCCCGTCAGACGTACCGGACGCACTGGCCGTACCAGACGCTCCGGACGCGGCAGTCCCCTCGGCCCCGGCGGTCGCGGCGGTCGCGTCCGCCGCGACCCGGGAGGAGTGGGAGACCGTAGCGGTATCCGGGCTGGCGGCGGGCTGTTCGGTCCGGCGTTCGACCGGCACGCGCCGGCCGGTCAGGACGCCGAGAGTCTCGCGCACGTGCTCCATCTGCAACGCCAGCTCCTCGCGCTCCTCCGCGTGCGCGCGCAGGATCTGCTCCGTTTCGCGCTCCATGCGCTCCGCGCGGGCCCGCGCCCGCGCGATCAGCTCCTCGCCCTGCGCCTCCGCGTCCTCCTGGCCGTGCCGGGCGGCCTCCTCGACCGCGGCGTAGGCGCGCTGCGTCTCGGCCACGGTGCGCTCGCCGAGGGCCTCCAGCTCGGCGATGCGGGACTCCAGGGCGGCTTCGCGCTCGGCGATCTCGACGCCGAGCGCCTCCCAGCGGTCGGCGTGCTGCTGCTCCTGCTCGATCAGGAACTCCTCCGTCCGCTCCCGAGCCTGTTGGAGCTCGACGACCGCGTCGCGCCGCTCGCGCAGCGCGTCCCGTTCGGCCGCCTCGCGCAGTTCGGCGGCGGCGGCGCGGGCCGCCTCGATCCGCTGCTCGGCCCACTTCTCGGCCTCGGCGCGCAGCGCCGCCGCCGCCGTGTCCGCCGCGTCGCGCGTCGCGTCGGCGTACTCGGCCGCCGCCTCGGTGGCCTCCTTCGCGGCGCCCCGCGCGCCCGCCCGCAACCGGTCGGCCTCCTGCTCGGCGGTGGTCAGGATGAGCTGGGCGCCCTCGCCGAGTTCCTCGTATGTCTGCGGGGGGAGCTGCGCGATCACCTCGCGCAGCCGTTCCGCCTCGGCGGTCATCTCGTTGGCCAGCACGGTCAGCCGCGCGGCGCGCTCCCACGCCGCGTCCCGGTCTGCGGACAACTGCGTCAGATACTGCTCCACCTGCGCAGGACGGTAGCCGCGCTCGCCCCGCCCGGTGGTGGTGAAGCCGTGGGGTGAATCCGTCCCGCTCATCCTGAAGCCCCTCTATCCGGTGTCTCCGCCGAACATCTTTGTAGATGCGAGCGAAATGCCCATACCGCGACACTCCACCCAGTTCCTCAGGCAAGGATGCGGCAATTGACGCCGGAAGTCGTAATCTCAGGGATTTTGATCCGATAGAGCGGCGATACAGCGGACCGTCACGGTATTGACCTTGCGACCGAAGCGGGCGTACGCCCCGCGTGCCCGGGCCGCTCCCGTGCGACGGACGCGGCAGGCGGCCGAGTCGGGCGCCGGGCGTACGGGCGTACGGGCGTACGGGGCGTGTCGCGCGGGACGTACGAGGCGCGGGCGCGCGGGGCGGGTGGGGCGTACGGGGCGCGGGGGCGGCGGTCTACCGCTGTCCGGCGCCCTCGGCCCGCAACCCCTCCCCGGCGCCGATGCCAGCACCAGCACCAGCGGCCGACCCCCTGCCGGCATCCGGGCCGGCATCCGAGCCCGGGTCAGCGCCGGAGTCGGCGGCCGATTCGGCGAGCGCCCGCGCGCGCAGTGCCTTGCGGTCGGGCTTGCCCGCCTGCGTCAGCGGGATCTCCGCGACGACCCGTACGACCTCCGGCGCGTACATGGCGCCGCGACGGTCGGTCACGAACGCGCTGAGTTCTCCGGGGCGCACGCTGTGGCCGGGCGCCGGGACCACCGCGGCGTGTACGGCCTCGGTCTGGTCGGGGCGGCGTACGCCGAACACCACGCAGGCGGCCACGGCGGGGTGACTGAGCAGCAGCTCCTCCACGTCGGTCGGGTACACGTGGCCACCCACCACGACGATCTTGTCGCTCAGCCGGTCCACGATGAACAGGTAGCCGTCCTCGTCCAGGTAGCCCACGTCACCGGTGTGCACCCAGCCGCCGCGCAGCACCTCGGCGGTGGCCTCCGGCTGCTTCCAGTAGCCGTTCATCATCGACGGCGTGCGCACGCAGATCTCGCCGCTCTCGCCGGCCGGGAGGGGCTGCCCGTGCTCGTCGTGGATCTCGATCCGCACGCCGGGCGCGGGGCGGCCCACCGTGATCTGCCCGGCCGCGCCCACCACCGCGTGTTCCTC includes these proteins:
- a CDS encoding MFS transporter, giving the protein MGGTARHTDQGPTPQAAGPPEAERRGPVVAALMLAMALAALDSTIISTAVPQIVGDLGGFSVFSWLFSGYLLAVTVSLPVYGKLSDTFGRKPVLLVGIALFLVGSLLCATAWNMASLIAFRVVQGLGGGALQGTVQTIAADLYPHRERAKIQAKLSTVWATSSVAGPALGGLIATYADWRWIFLVNLPVGAVALLLVVRHLHEPARAPQSRAEPTGDRRTGGGRTGDGRTGGRRTDGRRTGDGGARPRVDWAGALGIFCSGSLLLTALVQGGVAWPWLSTPSLCLLAASAACAAGTVVIERRAAEPIIPGWVWRRRTIAAVNLSLGGLGLLMIAPTVFLPTYAQSVLGLSPTAAGFVLSAMTLSWPVSAALSNRVYLRIGFRQSAIVGMSLAALILFAFPLLPYPGSAWQPALIMLLLGGALGLFQLPLIVGVQSSVGWAERGTATGSILFCRQVGQSVGAALFGAVANATMAARLADAPDSLGGDLPDDLDSVSRALEHPGELSAEAADYLRRAVDDSVDYVYLGAALAAVLAVLALLLLAPRVFPTHVDDPATSATDSPATPATPVAADTPAASDALAASDASTTSGVPATSDAPAAPGAPDRPEPPADEPAGGAPTGPTGGGPRGDAR